In Brevundimonas subvibrioides, a genomic segment contains:
- a CDS encoding substrate-binding domain-containing protein — MSTTLPRRLSVTVAAVLALSVAACGQGGPQTARDGIWAAGSSTVFPFATRVAENFARNNPDASAPRVEALGTGGGIQAFCQGVGPSTPDIANASRPMKKSEFDKCAENGVTEIVELRIGYDGIVIATSRTGNSFNFELNDLYEGLAKEVPGPNGTFVLNPARTWDQVNPGLPGQRIQVYGPPPTSGTRDAFLELGMTPGAKLVPAAAAVEAGDKDRFESLAHTVREDGAWIDSGENDNAILQTLTRTPGSLGVFGFSFLEQNLDTVKAETIDGVYPTAAAIADGSYPLARSLFIYVKKAHIGVTPGLQEFLIEFTSEAAVGQGGYLQDRGLVPLPESELVAQRGIATALTPMARPAK, encoded by the coding sequence ATGTCGACCACCCTGCCTCGCCGCCTCTCCGTCACCGTTGCCGCGGTGCTGGCGCTGTCCGTCGCCGCCTGCGGCCAGGGCGGTCCCCAGACTGCGCGCGACGGTATCTGGGCGGCCGGATCGTCCACCGTCTTCCCGTTCGCCACCCGGGTGGCGGAGAATTTCGCCCGGAACAATCCCGATGCCTCGGCCCCGCGCGTGGAAGCGCTAGGCACCGGCGGCGGCATTCAGGCCTTCTGTCAGGGTGTCGGTCCCTCGACGCCCGACATCGCCAACGCCTCGCGCCCGATGAAGAAGTCGGAGTTCGACAAATGCGCCGAGAACGGCGTCACCGAGATCGTCGAACTGCGCATCGGCTATGACGGCATCGTCATCGCCACCTCGCGCACCGGCAACAGCTTCAATTTCGAATTGAACGACCTGTACGAGGGCCTGGCCAAGGAAGTTCCGGGCCCGAACGGCACCTTCGTCCTGAACCCGGCCCGCACCTGGGACCAGGTCAACCCCGGCCTGCCGGGTCAGCGGATCCAGGTCTATGGCCCGCCGCCCACCTCAGGCACCCGCGACGCCTTTCTGGAACTCGGCATGACGCCGGGGGCCAAACTGGTCCCGGCGGCCGCCGCCGTCGAAGCCGGGGACAAGGACCGGTTCGAAAGCCTGGCCCATACGGTGCGCGAGGATGGGGCCTGGATCGACTCGGGCGAGAACGACAACGCCATCCTCCAGACCCTGACCCGCACCCCCGGCTCGCTGGGCGTGTTCGGCTTTTCCTTCCTGGAGCAGAACCTGGACACGGTGAAGGCCGAGACCATCGACGGCGTCTATCCGACCGCCGCCGCCATCGCCGATGGCTCCTATCCACTGGCCCGCAGCCTCTTCATCTATGTGAAGAAGGCCCATATCGGCGTGACGCCCGGCCTGCAGGAGTTCCTGATCGAGTTCACGTCCGAGGCAGCGGTGGGGCAGGGCGGCTATCTGCAGGATCGCGGTCTGGTGCCCCTGCCGGAATCCGAATTGGTGGCCCAGCGCGGGATCGCCACGGCCCTGACGCCGATGGCGCGTCCGGCGAAATAG
- a CDS encoding glycosyltransferase family 4 protein: MRIVLATDAWEPQVNGVVRTLTRTVAECRAMGHEIEVIEPSQFRTIPAPTYPEIRLALGAEEEIRERLRAIEPEAVHIATEGPIGIATRRICVEWKLPFTTSYHTKFPEYISARFPVPVQVGYAYMKWFHKPSGRLMVATPTLKAELEEHGFKNISPWTRGVDTEQFRPDLERIFDSLGGKQWARPFWLNVGRVAVEKNIEAFLETDLPGTKIIVGDGPARADLETRYPEARFLGARFGEELARCFRDADVFVFPSWTDTFGLVILEAMAAGTPVAAYPAHGPIDLIPGSNAGAIDEDLKVACMKALECDRDVVRAYAETFSWRASAEQFVQNLEPYPEPQRGRFWRRLRRIARVRRRAAA; this comes from the coding sequence ATGCGCATCGTTCTGGCCACTGACGCCTGGGAGCCCCAGGTCAACGGCGTCGTCCGTACCCTGACCCGCACAGTGGCCGAGTGCCGCGCGATGGGCCATGAGATCGAGGTCATCGAGCCCAGCCAGTTCCGCACCATTCCGGCCCCCACCTATCCGGAGATTCGCCTGGCCCTGGGCGCGGAAGAGGAAATCCGCGAGCGGCTGAGGGCCATCGAGCCGGAAGCCGTCCATATCGCCACCGAAGGGCCGATCGGCATCGCCACGCGACGCATCTGCGTGGAGTGGAAACTGCCCTTCACCACCAGCTATCATACGAAATTCCCTGAATATATCTCCGCGCGCTTCCCGGTGCCGGTGCAGGTCGGCTATGCCTATATGAAGTGGTTCCACAAGCCGTCGGGACGGCTGATGGTGGCCACGCCAACGCTGAAGGCCGAGCTGGAAGAGCACGGGTTCAAGAACATCTCGCCCTGGACCCGGGGCGTGGACACCGAACAGTTCCGGCCCGATCTGGAGCGGATCTTCGACAGTCTGGGCGGCAAGCAATGGGCGCGGCCGTTCTGGCTGAACGTCGGACGGGTGGCGGTCGAGAAGAATATCGAGGCCTTCCTGGAGACCGACCTGCCGGGCACCAAGATCATCGTCGGCGACGGGCCGGCGCGCGCCGATCTGGAAACCCGCTATCCGGAGGCCCGGTTCCTGGGGGCGCGGTTCGGCGAGGAGCTGGCGCGCTGTTTCCGGGATGCGGACGTCTTCGTCTTCCCCAGCTGGACCGACACCTTCGGTCTGGTCATCCTGGAGGCCATGGCCGCCGGCACGCCGGTCGCCGCCTATCCGGCCCACGGGCCGATCGACCTGATCCCCGGATCGAACGCCGGGGCGATCGACGAGGATCTGAAGGTGGCCTGCATGAAGGCGCTGGAGTGCGACCGCGACGTGGTCCGCGCCTATGCCGAGACCTTCAGCTGGCGCGCCTCGGCCGAGCAGTTCGTGCAGAATCTGGAACCCTATCCGGAGCCGCAGCGCGGGCGGTTCTGGCGGCGGCTGAGGCGGATCGCGCGGGTCCGTCGTCGCGCGGCGGCCTGA
- a CDS encoding type II toxin-antitoxin system YafQ family toxin — protein MRRLKGVVLALIANDAPLGPEWKDHPLKGRWLGYRECHIGGDCLLIYEVDDTVGKSGKIVFTRIGTHADLFNE, from the coding sequence ATGCGGCGTCTCAAGGGTGTCGTGCTGGCACTGATTGCCAACGACGCCCCTTTGGGACCCGAATGGAAGGACCATCCTCTCAAGGGCCGGTGGCTTGGCTATCGAGAGTGTCACATCGGCGGCGATTGCCTGTTGATTTATGAAGTCGATGACACCGTAGGCAAATCCGGCAAGATCGTTTTCACGCGCATCGGAACCCACGCCGATCTCTTCAATGAATAG
- a CDS encoding type II toxin-antitoxin system RelB/DinJ family antitoxin: MAATAMLHVRMDKDLKARGNAALAAIGLSAADAVRLLYHRIVADQAFPLELKVPNATTLEAMAETEALMRSGEPGFADAKAMFRALDGED, from the coding sequence ATGGCCGCGACCGCGATGCTGCACGTCCGGATGGACAAAGACCTCAAGGCCCGGGGCAATGCCGCCCTGGCCGCCATCGGGCTGTCGGCGGCCGACGCCGTGAGGTTGCTGTACCACCGCATCGTGGCGGATCAGGCCTTCCCGCTGGAACTCAAGGTTCCCAATGCCACGACCCTCGAGGCGATGGCGGAGACGGAGGCGTTGATGAGGAGCGGCGAGCCCGGCTTCGCCGACGCGAAAGCCATGTTCCGGGCCCTCGATGGCGAAGACTGA